In Streptomyces sannanensis, the DNA window GCGGTACTGGTTTGCGGAAAGATTTCCGTCCAGCCAAAGGGCGTTGGATGAACCGTTGCCGCCGGACTTGACCGCCACTCCGTCGACACCTGCGATGCGTTCGGCCATCAGGCCTGTCTCGAACGAGGGGTCCGGAATGATGTTCCCGTTCGCGCCGAAATAGAGGTGGTCGACCGTAACCTGACCGGCTTTGATCTTCGGGCCGGTGACCGCCGCCTGGGCAAGCTTGGTGTCGGTGACGATCCCGTCGGTCAGGTCGTCGCCGTTCGCCTTCCGGGCGGCTGCGGGCACTGCGGCAGACGGAGTGCCTGGAGTGCCGGACGTATTCACCGCAACGAGCCGGACCCATACGTTGTCGTACGAGGCAAGGGCGATCGTGACCGAGGCGCCGGAGGCAGCTTCGATGGTGGTGGTGGGCCAGCGCACGTCGGGCATACCGATGTCATCCGGCAGCAGGTGCACCTGTACCCGAGCGAGGTCCAGCGGCGCAGCCGGAGCGTCGGCGAAGGCGCCGTCCCAGGTGATTTTCAGCCCGGCAAGCGACGGCTCCACTAGTGGATCGGTGGGCATGGGTGGCGGCGGCCCGTTGACCGCAATGACTCCTGTGGTGCCATCGGGCTGCTGACCGACGATGCCCCGGATGCCTCCGTCTTCGTCATGGATCTCGATCGCGCCGTTTTCGATCGACGAGTAGGCAAGCTGGGCGGTGCGCGAGGTGCGAGCGAGCAGTCGCTCGACCTGGGCCAGGCGCGCGGCGAGATGGGCGAGGGTGGTCACATCAGCCTCCGTAGGTGAATCGGTCGGCGCGCTGCAGCTGCACCACTGCCTGCTCCTGCTCATCACCCGTAGGGGGTTTGAGTTGCCAGCCGACGATCCGACCCCAGCCGTCGAACTCCGACCACTGGTCGTGGACGCGGACGCGGACGTCATCTCCGATCTGCCATGAGCCGATCCGGGCCGCGGGGTGGTCGCGGACGACGATCTCGGTGACCTCGCCGATGACCTGCCGGGCGGTGCGCTCCGTGCGGGCACGGGTCGCCAGCCGGTCGTTGCCCTTCTCCGAGGGGAGCTCGAGGAGGTGTTCGAGGCGCAGCCGACTGTCGCGGACTGCGTCGATAGCGCGGCGGCGGCTGCGGCCCTCCCCCGCGCCGAGCGCGACGACGACCTGCGCGTAGCTGTCCGCGTCGTACTCGACTGCAACCGTCTTGGCGACGTTGATGCCGGACGTGAAGCTGATGTCCGTACGTCGTGTCCCGAGGCGGGGCCACCCGATTCGGACCCGAGTGGCCGGCTTGCCACCAGTCCAGGCAACCGACTCGGTCCATTCGGGGGCGGACTCGACCGCGGTCATGTCATCGATGACCTGGCCGAGGGTTGGCGCCTCCCACCAGTCGACGGAGTACGGCTCGGCAGTCGTGCCCACGGTGGCCTTCGACGTGGTGGAGTCGACGACCACCCTCAGGTCGCCGTCCGGCTGCTCCTGGCAATACGCCCACACATCACGGATGACCTTGCAGGGGTCGGCATTGACGTAGGGCCCGCGGCCGTTGAGGTTGCCGTGGAGGTCATGGCGACGGTGCGGGTAGGAGCCGACACCGGCTGCCTCGACGCGCAGCTGCTGCCCTTCCGGGTCAGCGCGCCACACGATGCCGCCCCACAGCAGGGTCCCGTCGCGCTCCGAGAAGATCAACGTGTTGCCCGGGTCGAGTTGGGCGCGCGCCAGGTGGGCCAGACGCGGCTCGACGACCGCGGTCAAGCTGCCGGGGCCGTTCAGTTCTGGGCCGAACTCGACACCGCTCAGGGGCAGGTCCCAGGCCAGGATGTCGCCGGTCAGAGCGTTCTGTGTGAGGTATCGGTAGGACGGCATCAGATGACGCCCTCGGTGAACTCCACGTCGCAAATGAACGTCGTGGCGCCGTCCACGGCCAAGTCGCCTGTCTCAGACTTGTACATGTACGTCTCGGTATAGACGGGGACCGTGGTTCCGCGCAGGGACGCAGGTATGGCCAACGAGTCGGCGAACACCACGGTGTTGCGGCGGAAGCCGCTGCCCTGGTCGTCGTCAATCGCGATGTGCTGGCCCGCGGTGGTGCCGATGACATTGCGTATCAGGGCGAAGACGTTCGCACGGCGAAGGGACAGCCCGGTGATGGTCGTGACGATCTTCGCTGTAGCAGCCCACGGCGGTACGGCGATGTTCCAGCGGGCGTTGGTAGGCCAGACGTGCCATTTGTTGTCGGAGTAGCCGAGGGTGGACGACGCTGCGGGGAAGGCGGTGTTCAGCGTCCGCTCGCGCCGGGGGTTGGCGATGACCCGAAGGTCCTTGATCATGGCGTCGGTGATGGTCGCCGTTTGGGCGGGAATGTCCAGGCGGGCCAGCGGTACGGCCGTCATTCCGGCCGGCGCGGCCGTGGTCGTTGCCGAGACGCCGCTAATCACATGGAAGTAGCCAATGTCCTGCGTGGCCGGGTTCCTGGTTCCCTCGTACTCGGGGTCCTCCATGCGCAGCACCAGCAGGTCGGACCGGGCCGCGGCGCCGGTCGGTGCGATAGGCACGGTCGCGTCGCCGACGTTGTATTGGGTGTAGGAGCCCTGACCCCAGGCCGCGCCGCGCACGACTGCGGAGCCGTCGCCGACGCGGACCCCGGCTCCGGGGGTGGCCAGCTGCCGCACCTTGAGGTCGTTGCCTTCGGTCACGCCCTGTGAGCCACGAGACATGTCGCGGATCATCATGCGCAGCGCGCGGGCGGGGTGGGTGCCGCCGTGGACCATCAGCGGGGGCTGGATCAACGCCATTGGGGTGTGCTCCTTACAGGGCCGTGTACGCGTCGCGCCATGAGACGGACAAGCGTGCGGTGTTGGTGTAGTCGGTGGCCGTCCAGCGCAGCTCCGAGCGGCGGGCGGGGGCATCCGGCTCGGTGCCGGGGATGGTGAAGAGGTCCAGCCGGGAAGCTGAGGTGAGGGCGGCGGAGGCGTTGCCGGATCCGTTGCGCAGCACCCAGCGGGTACCGGGCCGTGTGTCGATCTCGATGCGCTCGCCTTCCCCAAGGGTGAGGGCGAGCTCCAGGACGCGGCCGGTTTCCACGATCCAGACCCGCGGATTGGTGACGGGCCCGGTGATCGTGATCGTCGGCCAGGCAGGAAGGTCACCAGAGTTGGTGACCCAGCCAGGGCGCTCCTGGGGGTCAGCGACGCCGGTCGTGATCGGGGCGACGAGCGGGGCCTGGAAGCCCTGACTGTCCTGGGAGACATCCAGGGGCAGGACAAGGGTCTGCTGCACATCGTCGTAGAAGCGTGGGTCGGTAGCGGCGAACTCCAGCTCGAGGGGGATCCAGCCGAAGATGCTCTGCGCCGTGCTGATTGCGTCGGCGCGGCGGATCCGCCCGTACAGGCGCCGCACGCCGCGGCCGGGCCAGCGCAGCCGGAGTACGGCCAGCTTGCCGGCGGTCTTCCGTATGGACGGGGTGCTGGCTACTTCGTGCAGCCGCGCCAGTGCATCGGCGGCCGCGCTGGGGTCGCCGGGGGTGCGGATGGCGGCTTCGATCCGGACGACGCGGGGCCGGTAGTAGTCGACGCCGGGAAAGGCACCGTCGTCCGTTGGGTTGTCGACGTCCTGGGTGCGTAGCTCAGGCGCGCCCAGTCCCACTACGTCGGAGACCACGTAAGGGGTGCCGGGCCCTAGGAGTAGCCCTGCGAAGTCGATCTGGTAGTCGGTGGTGAGCGTGGCCATCAGATGCGGCCTCCTCGCTGGGCGTTGCGCAGGCGACGCATGATCTCCGTGCCCACGGAGTCGGCGGTGGTCTGGTCGGCGGCGCCGTTGACGGTGACGGGCATGGAGCCGACGAGCGCGGCGGGCTGTTCGCGTACGACGACGACCTGCACGGCGCCGGCCGGGCGGGCGTCGACCACACGGGCCGGGCTGGTGCCTGCCGGGGTGAGGCGGTAGCCGAAGCGGCGCGCGACGTCCTCGAGGACGGCCGTGGCCGAGCTTCGCTTTGCGCCGCCGAGCGGGATGAACGCCTCGCCCTGCGTCTCGGGCTCAGCAAAGCGGACGAGTCCGTTGCTGGTGGCGTAGATGCCGGGGGTGAGGATGCCGCCGGAGGCATAGGCAAGGCCCTTGTTGGCCTTGGCGAGATCGGCGAGGAACTTCGTGCCCTTGGTGCCAAGTGCCGACTTGATGCGCGCGTAGGCCAGGTTGGCGATCTCGATGATGTGGTCCTCGTCCAGCTTGGTCGCCTCCGCGACCTCGTGGATGCCGGTCTTGGAGTTCTTGACTGCGGAGATGATGGCCACCAGGTCCGGCAGGTCCGAGTCCGGCAGCACCTTGTTGGCGCTCTTCGCTGCTTCGTTGGCAGCCTTCGCCTTCGACTTGTTCTTCACCGCCTCAGCGGCCAGGTCCTCGGCGTCAGCGTCGCCCTGCTCGGCAAGCATCTTCGCCAAGTCGCCGTAGCCGGATGCGGCAAGCCGCGCGAGGTTCTGCTCGAAGGCCTGCTGGTCCTTGACCGCGGCCTTGAGTTGGCTGGTGTAGGAGCCGAGCGAGGCCTTCGACGCCTCGGCGAGCGCCCGAAGGTCGGCGGCCATGGCCTTGATGTACTTGGAGCTGCCCGTGGCCATCTTCCGTGTCAGCTCGATGCCGTCCTCGCCCATGTCGGCAAGCGCGTCGGCGACGTCCTGGCCGGCGCGGCGGGCCACGGTGTCGAGGTCCTTACGCCACTGCCGGGCCTTCTTCACTGCCTTGTCAAGGTTCTTGCCGAACGCGGCCAGGCTGAACTTGCCCTTCTTGTCCTTCGAGTCCGACGCCAGGCCGGAGAGGCTGAACAGCGAGGGCGCTTCGTAGTTCCAGCCGGTCAGGCCGCCGTCGGCGTACCACCGGATGCCCTGGCCGCCGAGCCTGCGCACCGTCTCCTCGGCGATCGCCCGGGACCTGGTCCGCTTGCTCGGCGCGAGCGGGATGTAGCTCTCGCCTCCCGTTTCGGGCTCGGCCCATACCCGCCAGTCGCCGGGACGGGCGATCTGTGCGACGTGGTGCTCTCGCCGACGGATGCCGCCGCTGGCGAAGAAGTCGAGGACGCTGCCGTTGGCCTGCGGTCGCTGAATCGAGTCCGGGGTGCCGTTGGCGTCCTTGTCCCACCCTGTCCGCTTGAAGTAGATGGGGACCACGATGGGCGGCGGCTGGTTCGCGGTCACACTGACGGTGATGGACTTGCTTCCGGGGATGTTGTTGACGGACACCCCAATCGCGTTGAGCTGTGCCTCGACGGCTTGCATGTCGCCGGACAGCAGCGCCGAGGTGAGCGCGGAAGCAGCTGCCGAGCCCTTCTCCCGGGCGACCTGGGCGATGAGATCGAGCATTCCCGACCACTCAGTGTTCGCCTGCTGCCCGGCCGTCTGGAAAGCGGCCACCACCTGCGAGAGGTCGGGTGCGCTGATCGGTGTGTCCGCGCCCCACACCGCCTGCAGCTGGGTCATCGCACCTTGCACGTCGCCGTCGAGCAGGGCCTTCTTCAGGACGAGGGCCGCGTCCTTGCCCTTTCGCTGGGCCACCTGGGCGATCAGGTCCATGCCGCGGTCGAACTCGTCGCGCGCCTCATGGCTGGACTGCTTCACCGCCCGGCCGATGTCCAGCAGCGCCATCTGCTGTGTGATCTTCGCGAACTTGGACGGGTCGTTGGTCTCCGAGGCCTCCGCCCAGGCCCGCGCGGTCTCATCGCCGTACCGCGCTGCGATCGCAGGCAGCTGCTCCAAGCCCAGCCGGTATGCCTCCGTGGAACGGGCCGCGTCCTCCTGCACGATCGCCTGCATCTCGTCCGCGATCTGCGTCTTGCCCTTCTTCAGATCGGTGACCAGCTCGGCAAGCATCGGCGCCGACTCCACCCCGAGATCCGCGAAGTGATCGACGAGCGGCGAGTAGCCGGCCAGGGCCAGCTCGGAGAGGTTCTTCTGAAAGTCGCGCTGCGACTCGACCTGCTTGCGCAGCTCCTCCATGTAGCCGCGCAGGGAGACCTTCGCGTCGTCGGCGTCCTTGCCAGCCTTGCGCATCGCCTCTCCGGCGGCGGACTGGGCGTCCTTGAAGGCCCGGGAGGGGTCCACGGCGTCACCGACGGCCTTGGCGAGGGCCTCCATCTCCTTCGTGTACTGGGGGGCGCCCTTCTTGTCCTTGGGCAGGAGCATGTCCAGGTTCCACGCGCCGCCCATCACCGACTGCTGCTCGCGGATCTTCGCGTCGACGATGGCCATCTGCTCTGCGATCGCGGCTTCCTGCTTCACCGCGTCCGACCAGATCTTCCGCCGTTCCTTGAGGACGTTGCGCGCGTTACGCGCGTCCGACAGGGCCCGTTCCTTCTCGTCGGGCGACAGGCCAGGGACGAGCCCCAGACCCTGCCTGTTCAGCTGGTCAGCCTTGGCGTACAGGGCGTCCAGCTGGGCCCCGCCGCTCGTGATGGCTTCGACCGCCTCGTCCACGTCGGCGCCGATGGCCTTCATGTACTCCGCGAAATTGCCGCCCGTCAGCTGCTCGGTCAGCTTGCGGATACCCGCACCGGACTCGCCTTCCTCCCGCTCCGCCTTCAGCGCGGCCACCA includes these proteins:
- a CDS encoding phage distal tail protein, with protein sequence MATLTTDYQIDFAGLLLGPGTPYVVSDVVGLGAPELRTQDVDNPTDDGAFPGVDYYRPRVVRIEAAIRTPGDPSAAADALARLHEVASTPSIRKTAGKLAVLRLRWPGRGVRRLYGRIRRADAISTAQSIFGWIPLELEFAATDPRFYDDVQQTLVLPLDVSQDSQGFQAPLVAPITTGVADPQERPGWVTNSGDLPAWPTITITGPVTNPRVWIVETGRVLELALTLGEGERIEIDTRPGTRWVLRNGSGNASAALTSASRLDLFTIPGTEPDAPARRSELRWTATDYTNTARLSVSWRDAYTAL
- a CDS encoding phage tail tape measure protein, whose translation is MASGYNLYVNLMANTGPLAAGLRQSAGQLRAFDGQLAGTAGRLGQMQAATQRLAAAQQTASAQMVAAQGRVARATQQAAAAQQAVTRIQRAQQIATTLTARAQAAQATAATSAAAAHANAARMTAAAQAAQARGATNAAAAAQRAARAQAISGQYTQGTAAAQLRAAAATDAAARATRLAARTSTGLADAEARAASAVAARNDAQQRATRTAATTARTVRRAEEEVAAARQASAARSAQAGVALAAVLGLGVANAIALEREMANVMTISQQITGDNVASFTDQIVRLSTELPQTAEQLAQGLYQIVSTGFDGAQAMSILEVAAQGAAAGLTTSETSARALLGVLKAYGVPASQASDVMDTMFQTVNLGVISFEELAQQLGDVVPMAAAAGVEFDDLSSALAAITLAGIPAAESATALNMLMTRLMKPTAELREAIKGLGYESTASAVQQDGLYVVINKLNGVTKGSAEAITGMFKDIRAVRAVLALAAADGKNYADTYRGIANEVERAGATQRAYEIQMDTTSGQWQLFANQARALGIDLGRALLPALKAVGEVMNVVAGALNDLPGPMKSLIGWTTALGAAALLMRAAFIKVGAQLTTFRTQLAAARSGGAVLPAVLSGAGLAVSGLTALLAVGTLGYAAYSASKQKAKDATEELVAALKAEREEGESGAGIRKLTEQLTGGNFAEYMKAIGADVDEAVEAITSGGAQLDALYAKADQLNRQGLGLVPGLSPDEKERALSDARNARNVLKERRKIWSDAVKQEAAIAEQMAIVDAKIREQQSVMGGAWNLDMLLPKDKKGAPQYTKEMEALAKAVGDAVDPSRAFKDAQSAAGEAMRKAGKDADDAKVSLRGYMEELRKQVESQRDFQKNLSELALAGYSPLVDHFADLGVESAPMLAELVTDLKKGKTQIADEMQAIVQEDAARSTEAYRLGLEQLPAIAARYGDETARAWAEASETNDPSKFAKITQQMALLDIGRAVKQSSHEARDEFDRGMDLIAQVAQRKGKDAALVLKKALLDGDVQGAMTQLQAVWGADTPISAPDLSQVVAAFQTAGQQANTEWSGMLDLIAQVAREKGSAAASALTSALLSGDMQAVEAQLNAIGVSVNNIPGSKSITVSVTANQPPPIVVPIYFKRTGWDKDANGTPDSIQRPQANGSVLDFFASGGIRRREHHVAQIARPGDWRVWAEPETGGESYIPLAPSKRTRSRAIAEETVRRLGGQGIRWYADGGLTGWNYEAPSLFSLSGLASDSKDKKGKFSLAAFGKNLDKAVKKARQWRKDLDTVARRAGQDVADALADMGEDGIELTRKMATGSSKYIKAMAADLRALAEASKASLGSYTSQLKAAVKDQQAFEQNLARLAASGYGDLAKMLAEQGDADAEDLAAEAVKNKSKAKAANEAAKSANKVLPDSDLPDLVAIISAVKNSKTGIHEVAEATKLDEDHIIEIANLAYARIKSALGTKGTKFLADLAKANKGLAYASGGILTPGIYATSNGLVRFAEPETQGEAFIPLGGAKRSSATAVLEDVARRFGYRLTPAGTSPARVVDARPAGAVQVVVVREQPAALVGSMPVTVNGAADQTTADSVGTEIMRRLRNAQRGGRI